The Deltaproteobacteria bacterium DNA segment CACGGGAAAAATGCTATGATGAAGGCCTCAGCGGGGCAAGCAAAATGATGGCCTTCTTGCCGAAGTTCGATTATGATATCGAATTGATGATAACGGTCGTTTTCATCGCCCTTATTGCAGTCGGCCTGTTGGTCCTCTATCCGCTCGTCCCGCGCTATTTTGCCGAGACAAAAAAATTCTGGATCACCTTCGGCGTCATCATTATTCACATCGGGGCCTATGGCCTGATGAGTTTGTATATCTCGGGAATTATTTTTGCCTCCCTTCTTCTTTTTGAACTGGGCGCATTCACGGTATGGGACCCCTTCCACCTCTGCCCGCCCCCCCATAAAAAGCTTTTTAACACGATCGGCTTTATCACCTCTGCCGTCGGCATTGTCATCAGCCTTTCCTGGTTTACCGCCTTTCCGTTCTGGCTCTGGGCCCTGCCGCTGATTCTGGCCATTCTTCCGTTTATGGCGCCGCCGCTTTCAAGACACCACAAATCGATTCTGGCCCTCTCAATCACGCTGGTGGTTGTCTATCTGGGAGTTATCGGAATGAAGGGTTACCGGAAAATCGTTCCTGTTTCCCTGCGTGTGGAACCGGCAGGGCCAGTGCCGCCGGCAGGGCCGGTGCCGGGCACGCCGCCTGTCGAAGAGCCGGCCAAAGAGGAGGAAGCGAAAATTCCGCCGCCCGAGCCACCGCCAGTGGCGGGGCCGCAGGCCCGGCCGGGGCCGCCGGGGCCAATCACCGCGGCGATTCAGGATCTGGACAAAAAAATCAAAAGCCTCGAAGAGGAAAATGCCCGTTTGAAATCTGAAATTGGAATACTGCGAAATGAAAACCTTCAGCTTCGCGGGTCGCCGACTACTTCTTCCTCTCCACAATGAACTCTGCAATCGCCCTTAATGCGTCCGCTTCGGGGCCGAATTCACGAAGCGATCCAAGGGCCTCTTCCTTGGTCACTTGCGCCGCTTCTCGGGCCTTTTTTATCCCCATCACCGACGGGTAGGTGGCCTTCTCGTTTTCCCTGTCGCTACCGATATCCTTTCCCAAATCACTTCCCCCCTCGATGTCGAGGATATCGTCGGCGATCTGAAAGGCCAGCCCCACCGCCTCGCCGTAAGATTCGATCCCAGCCAGTTTTTGGTCGGAGGTCCCCGCCATCAATGCGCCGCCGACAACCGAGGCCGTGATCAATCGCCCTGTTTTCATCTGATGAAGTCTGCGCAGTTCCGGGAGATCGATTTTTTTCCCCTGGGCCTCCATGTCAAGCACCTGTCCCCCCACCATCCCCCGTGAACCGGTTGCACCGGCAATGTGAT contains these protein-coding regions:
- a CDS encoding polyprenyl synthetase family protein, with protein sequence MTFDLEHYFKECQTLVNEALDSHLPKKESFPAKVHEAMRYSIFAGGKRIRPILCMAASEACGGGRREVLSVACALEMIHTFSLIHDDLPAMDDDNLRRGRPTNHKVFGEAVAILAGDALLSQAFLALGKLKDSMRDQKRVLEIIYHIAGATGSRGMVGGQVLDMEAQGKKIDLPELRRLHQMKTGRLITASVVGGALMAGTSDQKLAGIESYGEAVGLAFQIADDILDIEGGSDLGKDIGSDRENEKATYPSVMGIKKAREAAQVTKEEALGSLREFGPEADALRAIAEFIVERKK